A genomic region of Desulfosarcina ovata subsp. ovata contains the following coding sequences:
- a CDS encoding MerR family transcriptional regulator — MDPDNKPEVTYLINDVSKRVGLSQKRIREYETNGFIRPIREPKTNNRRYTEADIRQIQRVKVLIHEHGFTVSCLKYFLSAAPCWVIFECGQKEICPTYGSVRLPCYEMIEKTGVPDRVNKCRQCPIYLNRDQRITALLEKP; from the coding sequence ATGGATCCGGACAACAAACCTGAGGTCACCTACCTGATCAACGACGTCTCAAAACGGGTGGGATTGTCACAAAAGCGTATCCGGGAATACGAAACCAACGGGTTCATCCGGCCGATCCGGGAACCGAAAACCAACAACCGCCGGTATACGGAAGCCGATATCCGTCAGATCCAGCGTGTTAAGGTACTGATCCATGAGCACGGATTTACCGTATCCTGCCTGAAGTATTTCCTGTCGGCGGCGCCCTGCTGGGTCATCTTCGAGTGCGGTCAGAAGGAGATCTGCCCGACGTATGGCAGCGTCCGTCTGCCGTGTTACGAGATGATTGAAAAGACGGGGGTTCCTGACCGGGTGAATAAATGCCGGCAGTGTCCCATTTACCTGAACCGTGACCAGCGGATCACCGCCCTTCTTGAAAAGCCGTGA
- a CDS encoding nitrous oxide reductase accessory protein NosL — protein MQNKTARVLALMGILVCLLWALPPSGMAGQDDISAIPHCPICGMDRHQFAHSRMLIHYADGSQFGACSLHCAALELAYHPGKIPVTIEVADLNTHRLVDVETATWVIGGKKMGVMTANAKWAFANAEDARRFVEKEGGRIADFEAAISAAYEDMYKDTRMIREKRKRMRQMKHGQMTHGKAAHE, from the coding sequence ATGCAGAATAAAACGGCTCGAGTATTGGCATTGATGGGTATCCTGGTGTGTCTGCTATGGGCTCTGCCACCTTCAGGGATGGCCGGGCAGGATGACATATCGGCGATCCCCCATTGTCCCATCTGCGGCATGGACCGCCATCAGTTTGCTCATTCGCGGATGCTGATTCATTATGCCGACGGCTCTCAGTTCGGGGCCTGCTCCCTGCACTGCGCGGCGCTTGAGCTGGCCTACCATCCGGGGAAAATCCCCGTTACCATCGAGGTGGCGGATCTGAACACCCATCGGCTGGTGGATGTGGAAACGGCGACCTGGGTAATCGGCGGGAAGAAGATGGGCGTGATGACCGCCAATGCCAAGTGGGCGTTCGCTAACGCCGAAGATGCCCGCCGGTTTGTCGAAAAAGAGGGCGGCCGGATTGCGGACTTCGAGGCGGCCATATCGGCGGCCTATGAGGACATGTACAAGGACACGCGCATGATCCGCGAAAAGCGCAAGCGCATGCGGCAGATGAAACACGGCCAGATGACCCACGGAAAAGCGGCCCATGAGTGA
- a CDS encoding ABC transporter permease: protein MIRIWWRRQRAFIDFCLSTLLRRKMKNGALLAGYALIVFLLVSVLFFTASLRKEAVAVLRDAPEITVQRMLAGRVMPIPLDYRETLRKIRGVRQVTPRYWGYYYHPAAQANYTVMAEGDIPPGRTRIGTGVARTWGVHPGGEVYFKTVDGTPVTLTVGALLPADTELVSADLMLVHPSDFQKIFGLPAGLATDFTVAVRNPNEIQTVAEKIVRRLPDTRPVLRDEILRTYGALFDWRSGYILVMLAGALLAFFIFALDKATELSAEERGEIATLKAIGWDTADVLTLKFYEGLVISLSAFLLGAIGAYLHVYLADASLFEHAIKGWGVLYPQLNPVPAVDIYQLAAVLGLTVFPYALMTIIPAWRAATIDPDAVMRQL, encoded by the coding sequence ATGATCCGGATCTGGTGGCGGCGCCAGCGGGCGTTCATCGACTTCTGCCTGTCCACCCTGCTGCGCCGCAAGATGAAGAACGGCGCCCTGCTGGCCGGATACGCGCTGATCGTTTTTCTCCTGGTCTCGGTCCTCTTTTTTACCGCTTCCCTGCGCAAGGAGGCCGTCGCCGTGCTTCGCGATGCCCCGGAAATCACCGTTCAGCGAATGCTTGCCGGCCGGGTGATGCCCATCCCCCTCGATTACCGGGAAACTCTCCGGAAGATTCGCGGGGTGCGGCAGGTGACGCCCCGCTATTGGGGGTATTACTACCATCCGGCCGCCCAGGCCAACTACACCGTGATGGCTGAGGGGGATATACCGCCCGGCAGAACCCGGATCGGTACCGGCGTGGCGAGGACCTGGGGCGTTCATCCCGGTGGTGAGGTCTATTTTAAAACCGTTGACGGTACCCCGGTCACTCTTACGGTGGGTGCGTTGTTGCCGGCGGACACGGAACTGGTGAGCGCCGACCTGATGCTGGTGCATCCGTCCGATTTTCAGAAGATCTTCGGGTTGCCCGCCGGCCTGGCCACAGATTTTACCGTTGCCGTGCGCAACCCCAACGAGATCCAGACCGTGGCCGAGAAGATCGTGCGTCGCCTGCCGGACACCCGGCCGGTGTTGCGGGATGAGATCCTGCGTACCTACGGCGCGCTGTTCGACTGGCGCAGCGGTTATATCCTGGTGATGCTGGCGGGAGCGCTGCTGGCCTTTTTCATTTTCGCCCTGGACAAGGCCACCGAGTTGAGCGCCGAAGAACGCGGTGAGATCGCCACCCTCAAGGCCATCGGCTGGGACACTGCCGACGTGCTGACGCTCAAATTTTACGAAGGGCTGGTGATCTCTCTGTCGGCATTTCTGCTGGGTGCGATCGGTGCCTACCTGCACGTCTACCTGGCCGATGCCAGCCTGTTCGAACACGCCATCAAAGGCTGGGGCGTCCTCTATCCCCAGTTGAATCCGGTGCCGGCGGTGGACATCTATCAGCTGGCGGCGGTACTGGGATTGACCGTCTTTCCCTATGCCCTGATGACAATCATACCGGCCTGGCGAGCGGCGACGATCGATCCGGACGCCGTGATGCGACAACTGTGA
- a CDS encoding sensor histidine kinase translates to MMAPHNNSENPLLKAAYRFLAIANTADNEDAVFREFVTAIKDVSGCDAVGIRTHHDTDWLTYSAHEGFSDAFLGKEASLHLEDDRCFCTRVFHQQTDPAQPFYTDGGSFVTNHADRLLHDPVLSDPGPLRGTCIQAGYRSLGLFPIRSLDQVLGLVHVADSRPERFSPDLIVLLEHAALQLGVSIEKTRALARLRGDSHDMASPVHQRGNQLKTVVATLNAEIRQRRLAEKELKQSRHLLQLVFESISDPLILMDEKAQVIMVNRAAMKYYDSKSVETALGRFCFEGLGQFSTVCQTCRIPSAVADGRAMEFERDGFRDWEKREVVQLFPIKDVSGKIQGAVMQVHDVTGTRYTQDQLNRLQTQASLGMLVSSVAHEIKNPNSFIAFNISVLHGYVTDLLPVLDAHAAANPDFEVSHVPYEEFRRDVFKLIETIDHGSRRIDLFLRNLKTLGLSRPKIKCTSLFLPEVISKVLDTVRSKIEKTVSRFEVQIKEPLPAVYSDAGIIEQVILNLLVNAAQAADKGDAYIRLIARLSQKDDQRVILMVEDNGHGMDPQTQRQIFEPFYSTKIAEGGTGLGLYVCRNLIRDIGGRLYLESEVGKGSRFTVELPVNAPGYRENGNTGGASLTSTDRK, encoded by the coding sequence ATGATGGCTCCACATAACAATTCGGAAAATCCGCTGCTCAAAGCAGCCTATCGGTTTCTCGCCATTGCCAACACGGCGGACAATGAGGATGCCGTATTCCGCGAATTTGTCACCGCCATCAAGGATGTCTCCGGGTGTGATGCCGTAGGGATCCGTACCCATCACGATACAGACTGGTTGACCTATAGCGCCCATGAAGGATTCAGTGACGCGTTTTTGGGTAAAGAAGCCAGCCTTCATCTTGAGGACGACCGTTGTTTTTGCACCCGGGTGTTTCATCAGCAGACCGATCCAGCTCAACCATTCTATACCGATGGTGGATCGTTTGTTACCAATCATGCGGATCGCCTTCTGCACGATCCGGTCCTTTCGGATCCTGGGCCGCTCCGGGGAACCTGCATACAGGCTGGGTACCGGTCTCTCGGTCTTTTTCCCATTCGCTCATTGGACCAGGTCCTGGGCCTTGTGCATGTGGCCGATTCACGCCCCGAACGATTTTCTCCGGATCTCATAGTCTTGCTGGAGCATGCCGCCCTGCAACTGGGTGTCAGTATTGAAAAAACGAGGGCGCTGGCAAGGCTCCGGGGGGATAGTCACGACATGGCGTCGCCGGTTCATCAGCGCGGCAACCAACTCAAGACGGTTGTGGCCACCTTGAATGCGGAGATCCGGCAGCGCCGTCTGGCTGAAAAGGAACTGAAACAGAGCCGACATCTGCTGCAGCTGGTGTTCGAATCCATTTCCGATCCATTGATCCTGATGGATGAAAAGGCACAGGTCATCATGGTCAACCGGGCGGCCATGAAGTACTACGATTCCAAGAGCGTTGAAACGGCGCTGGGACGTTTCTGTTTTGAAGGGCTTGGCCAATTCAGCACCGTTTGCCAGACCTGCCGTATCCCTTCGGCGGTTGCCGATGGCCGGGCGATGGAATTTGAACGGGACGGTTTCAGGGACTGGGAGAAAAGAGAAGTCGTGCAATTGTTTCCGATCAAGGATGTGTCCGGAAAAATACAGGGCGCGGTCATGCAGGTTCATGATGTCACCGGTACCCGATACACCCAGGATCAACTCAATCGGCTGCAGACACAGGCCTCCCTCGGCATGCTGGTATCCAGCGTGGCCCACGAAATTAAAAACCCCAACAGTTTTATCGCCTTCAATATTTCGGTTCTTCACGGATACGTCACCGATTTGCTGCCGGTCTTGGATGCCCATGCTGCGGCAAATCCGGATTTCGAGGTTTCCCATGTGCCCTATGAGGAATTTCGTCGGGACGTCTTCAAACTGATCGAGACCATCGACCACGGCAGCCGGCGCATCGATCTTTTTCTGCGCAATCTGAAAACGCTGGGGCTGAGCCGCCCAAAGATAAAATGCACGAGCCTCTTCCTTCCCGAGGTTATATCGAAAGTCCTCGATACGGTGCGCAGCAAGATTGAAAAAACCGTCAGCCGGTTTGAGGTTCAGATCAAAGAACCCCTGCCGGCGGTATACAGCGATGCGGGTATCATAGAACAGGTAATTCTCAACCTGCTGGTCAATGCCGCCCAGGCGGCGGATAAGGGCGATGCCTATATTCGTCTGATAGCACGACTCAGCCAAAAGGACGATCAACGGGTTATTCTCATGGTGGAGGATAACGGCCACGGAATGGATCCACAAACCCAGCGCCAGATTTTTGAGCCTTTCTACTCGACAAAAATCGCTGAAGGGGGCACCGGTTTGGGGCTTTATGTCTGCCGTAACCTGATTCGGGATATCGGCGGGCGTTTGTACCTTGAAAGCGAGGTGGGCAAGGGCAGCCGTTTTACCGTCGAATTGCCGGTGAATGCACCCGGTTACAGGGAAAATGGGAATACCGGCGGTGCGTCATTGACGAGCACAGATCGGAAGTGA
- a CDS encoding multicopper oxidase domain-containing protein has protein sequence MNTINRLTIPLLTGLLILVLAVPSWAAVDVQCPCDINGDGDCEDVQSTGPQAGRYDEPALLAQLGGNIQCMHLGGGDGFVTMADGRPMYIFSFEDLTGIGDENGNGDISDDIMAAGALAAKFPAPAIAVDEGNEFYLSLTNVGMVIRPDLFDPHTVHFHGFPNSSTVFDGLPESGIAINMGATLTYYYNLQDPGTYMYHCHVEATEHMQMGMLGNLYVRAAQAGPIEYPAGSGRIYNQFAYNDGDGSTGYDVEYALQLGGFDPDFHDASWTVQPLPFAMMWDRYPMINGRGYPDTTVPGALPAPAENGGIVSQSESSLITAAQGDRILLRLSNLNITVTHTLISPSIPMEVVAIDAKELMAADGSKLHYTTNSVSMGGGMSADVILDTAGIDPGEYYIYAANLQYLANNDEAADLGGMMTKIVIN, from the coding sequence ATGAATACAATCAACCGACTGACGATTCCGCTCCTGACAGGTCTGCTGATCCTTGTGTTGGCGGTGCCGTCCTGGGCCGCGGTGGATGTTCAATGCCCATGCGACATCAATGGGGACGGCGACTGCGAAGACGTTCAAAGCACCGGCCCGCAGGCTGGAAGATACGACGAGCCTGCCCTGTTGGCACAATTGGGAGGAAATATCCAATGTATGCACCTCGGCGGTGGTGACGGTTTCGTGACCATGGCCGACGGCCGACCCATGTACATTTTCAGTTTCGAGGACCTGACCGGAATTGGTGACGAAAATGGCAATGGAGACATTTCCGACGATATAATGGCCGCCGGTGCCCTGGCTGCCAAATTTCCCGCGCCGGCCATTGCCGTGGACGAAGGCAACGAATTCTACCTCAGCCTGACCAACGTGGGCATGGTGATCCGGCCCGACCTCTTCGATCCGCATACCGTGCACTTCCACGGCTTTCCGAATTCGTCGACCGTGTTCGACGGCCTGCCCGAATCGGGCATCGCCATCAACATGGGGGCCACCCTGACTTACTATTACAATCTTCAGGACCCGGGCACCTATATGTATCATTGTCACGTGGAGGCTACCGAGCACATGCAGATGGGCATGCTGGGCAACCTGTATGTGCGGGCTGCCCAGGCCGGCCCTATCGAGTATCCGGCGGGCTCGGGCAGGATTTACAACCAATTCGCCTACAACGACGGTGACGGTTCCACGGGCTATGACGTGGAGTATGCCCTGCAGCTGGGCGGCTTCGATCCCGATTTCCACGACGCCTCCTGGACCGTGCAGCCGCTGCCCTTTGCCATGATGTGGGACCGTTATCCCATGATCAACGGCCGGGGTTACCCGGACACTACCGTTCCGGGGGCTTTACCGGCGCCGGCAGAGAACGGCGGCATCGTGTCCCAGTCGGAGTCATCCCTGATCACTGCTGCCCAGGGCGACAGGATCCTGCTGCGGCTTTCCAACCTCAACATCACCGTCACCCATACCTTGATCAGCCCGTCCATCCCCATGGAGGTCGTGGCGATCGATGCCAAGGAGCTGATGGCCGCTGACGGCAGCAAGCTTCACTACACCACCAACTCGGTGAGCATGGGTGGCGGCATGTCGGCTGACGTGATCCTTGACACCGCCGGGATCGACCCTGGTGAATACTACATCTATGCAGCCAATCTGCAGTACCTGGCCAACAACGACGAAGCAGCGGATCTGGGCGGCATGATGACCAAGATCGTGATCAACTAA
- a CDS encoding ABC transporter ATP-binding protein yields the protein MIRLNAVTKTYAAGSSRSHTAVDRVTLGITGERITVLQGPSGSGKTTLLSLIGGMARPTSGRIFFGEREITSLPERFLAELRRRQVGFVFQNYHLIRGVNVLENVILPALPLGEPFKAVRRRAEELMAQLEITRLATLPVQHLSGGEQQRVAIARALINRPSLLIADEPTAHLDSDLSEQFMAIVADLKERGHTVVIASHDPMVCRHRAVDTVVSLHDGRLATDAAVA from the coding sequence ATGATTCGACTCAATGCCGTCACCAAAACCTACGCAGCCGGCAGTTCCCGGTCCCACACGGCCGTGGACAGGGTGACCCTGGGCATAACGGGTGAGCGGATCACGGTGCTCCAGGGACCGTCCGGTTCCGGAAAAACGACCCTCTTGAGCCTGATCGGCGGAATGGCGCGCCCTACCTCCGGGCGGATTTTTTTCGGGGAGCGGGAAATCACCAGCCTGCCGGAACGGTTTCTGGCCGAATTGCGGCGGCGCCAGGTGGGGTTTGTTTTCCAGAATTACCATCTGATCCGGGGTGTCAATGTGCTTGAAAATGTGATCCTGCCCGCGCTGCCCCTGGGAGAACCGTTCAAGGCCGTCCGCCGGCGTGCCGAAGAACTGATGGCCCAACTGGAAATCACCCGGCTGGCTACCCTGCCGGTTCAACATCTCTCCGGCGGCGAGCAGCAGCGCGTGGCCATCGCCCGTGCCCTGATCAACCGGCCGTCACTGCTCATCGCCGATGAACCCACCGCCCACCTGGACAGCGACCTCAGCGAGCAGTTCATGGCCATCGTTGCCGACCTCAAAGAACGCGGACACACGGTGGTGATCGCCAGCCACGATCCCATGGTTTGCCGTCATCGTGCCGTGGACACGGTGGTGAGCCTCCATGACGGCCGCCTGGCCACCGACGCGGCGGTGGCATGA
- a CDS encoding nitrous oxide reductase accessory protein NosL → MSDLRRGMARMVGIGAAVLTVCVFAITAVASQDEPFPVPDSTHKCPVCGMVVHRYPDFLASVTYADGHTVYFDGAKDMFKYLFDLDRYDPNRRVEQIRRIRVTEYYDMVPMDAREAFYVVGSDVFGPMGHELIPLRTQADAREFKNDHHGRRILTFQQVKPATISRLD, encoded by the coding sequence ATGAGTGACCTGCGGCGCGGCATGGCCCGTATGGTGGGGATCGGTGCGGCCGTACTGACGGTGTGCGTGTTTGCCATCACCGCCGTCGCATCCCAGGACGAACCGTTCCCCGTGCCGGATTCGACCCACAAATGTCCCGTCTGCGGGATGGTGGTTCACCGCTATCCGGACTTCCTGGCGTCGGTGACTTACGCGGACGGGCACACCGTTTACTTTGACGGCGCCAAGGACATGTTCAAGTATCTGTTCGATCTGGATCGCTACGATCCCAACCGGCGGGTGGAACAGATTCGCCGGATCCGTGTCACCGAGTATTACGATATGGTACCCATGGACGCCCGCGAGGCGTTTTATGTCGTTGGCAGTGACGTTTTCGGCCCCATGGGGCATGAGCTGATTCCCTTGCGCACGCAGGCCGATGCCCGGGAATTCAAGAACGACCACCACGGGCGCCGGATACTGACTTTTCAGCAGGTCAAACCGGCAACCATCAGCCGACTGGATTGA
- a CDS encoding NAD(+) synthase produces MKSEFHSIYTHGFVRAVVCIPHLKVADPVYNAARTIHLARQASEMNAALALFPEMGLSAYSNEDLFHQDALLAAVVEAIRHLLAESRQLTPVLVVGAPLRFEGKLFNCGLVVYRGRLLGIVPKTYIPNYREFYEKRQFASSRDAVGREVSFLGQTVPFGNDLIFDAAGIRDFCLHAEICEDVWTPIPPSTIAAMAGATVLVNLSASNIIIGKADYRRNLCAVQSGTCMAAYLYSAAGQGESTTDLAWDGHALIYENNECLAESQRFSTDEQIIVSDIDLERIIQERMRMTSFHDSVSDHMDRVRGVRRVPFDFLIPDGPVPLKRRIERFPFVPADSAELDERCYEAYNIQVHGLAKRLTSSGIKKIVIGVSGGLDSTQALIVAARTMDRLGLPRANILGFTMPGFATSDMTYKNALGLMQALKVTATEIDIRPTSLQMLKDIGHPYKDGQRVYDVTFENVQAGDRTSHLFRLANHHNALVLGTGDLSELALGWSTYGVGDHMSHYNVNASVPKTLIQHLIRWVIQTGQFDKATGAILQSIVDTEISPELVPGDDADPDKPAQSTEEKIGPYELQDFNLFYTSRFGFRPSKVAFLALAAWGDRNHGQWPQSMPADKRNQYDLPTIKRWLALFLHRFFGTSQFKRTCVPNSPKVGSGGSLSPRGDWRAPSDAESAVWLEELKAHVPDR; encoded by the coding sequence ATGAAATCCGAATTCCATTCCATCTACACCCACGGATTTGTCCGCGCGGTGGTCTGTATCCCCCATTTGAAGGTGGCCGATCCGGTTTATAACGCAGCGCGGACGATCCACCTTGCCCGCCAGGCATCGGAGATGAACGCGGCCCTGGCGCTATTCCCGGAAATGGGGCTCTCGGCCTATTCCAACGAGGATCTTTTCCATCAGGATGCGTTATTGGCGGCAGTGGTCGAAGCGATCCGGCATCTTTTGGCGGAGAGCCGGCAGCTGACGCCGGTGCTGGTCGTCGGTGCTCCGCTGCGTTTCGAGGGCAAGTTGTTCAATTGCGGGCTGGTGGTCTATCGCGGCCGGCTGCTGGGGATCGTTCCCAAAACCTATATCCCCAACTATCGTGAGTTTTACGAAAAACGCCAGTTCGCCTCGTCCCGGGATGCCGTTGGCAGGGAGGTCTCGTTTCTCGGGCAGACGGTGCCTTTCGGTAACGATCTCATCTTCGATGCCGCTGGCATCAGGGATTTTTGCCTGCATGCGGAGATCTGCGAGGACGTCTGGACGCCCATTCCCCCCAGCACCATTGCCGCCATGGCCGGGGCGACCGTGCTGGTCAACCTGTCGGCCAGCAATATCATCATCGGCAAGGCCGATTACCGTCGCAACCTCTGTGCCGTGCAGTCGGGCACCTGTATGGCGGCCTATCTCTATTCCGCTGCCGGTCAGGGCGAGTCCACCACCGACTTGGCCTGGGACGGCCATGCCCTGATCTACGAAAACAACGAGTGCCTGGCCGAGTCCCAGCGCTTCTCGACAGATGAGCAGATCATTGTTTCCGACATCGACTTGGAACGGATTATCCAGGAACGCATGCGCATGACCAGTTTCCACGATTCGGTGAGCGATCATATGGACCGGGTGCGCGGTGTGCGCCGGGTTCCCTTCGATTTTCTCATCCCCGATGGTCCCGTACCGCTGAAACGCCGGATCGAACGCTTCCCTTTTGTTCCGGCCGACTCCGCTGAGCTGGATGAACGTTGCTACGAGGCGTACAACATCCAGGTGCACGGCCTGGCCAAGCGGCTGACCAGCAGCGGCATCAAGAAAATCGTGATCGGTGTTTCCGGCGGACTGGATTCCACCCAGGCGCTTATCGTGGCGGCCAGGACCATGGACCGCCTGGGATTGCCCCGAGCCAATATCCTGGGCTTCACCATGCCGGGGTTTGCCACCAGTGACATGACCTACAAAAACGCCCTGGGCCTCATGCAAGCGCTCAAGGTCACCGCCACGGAGATCGACATCCGCCCCACCAGCTTGCAGATGCTCAAGGATATCGGCCACCCGTACAAGGACGGCCAGCGGGTGTATGATGTCACTTTCGAGAACGTCCAGGCCGGTGACCGCACCTCCCACCTGTTCCGGTTGGCCAACCACCACAACGCCCTGGTGCTGGGCACGGGCGATCTGAGCGAACTGGCCCTGGGCTGGTCGACCTACGGTGTCGGCGATCACATGTCGCACTATAACGTGAACGCCTCCGTGCCCAAGACCTTGATTCAGCACCTGATCCGTTGGGTCATCCAGACCGGTCAGTTTGACAAGGCGACCGGCGCCATCCTGCAGTCCATCGTGGATACCGAAATTTCGCCCGAGCTGGTTCCGGGCGATGATGCGGATCCGGACAAACCCGCCCAAAGTACCGAGGAGAAGATCGGTCCCTACGAACTGCAGGATTTCAACCTGTTTTACACCAGCCGTTTTGGATTCCGGCCGAGCAAGGTCGCTTTTCTGGCCCTGGCTGCCTGGGGCGACCGGAATCACGGCCAGTGGCCCCAATCCATGCCTGCGGACAAGCGCAACCAATATGATCTACCCACCATCAAACGCTGGCTGGCGCTTTTTCTGCATCGCTTTTTCGGGACCAGCCAGTTCAAGCGGACCTGTGTGCCCAACAGCCCCAAGGTGGGGTCCGGTGGCTCACTCTCGCCGCGGGGCGACTGGCGGGCGCCCAGTGACGCGGAATCGGCAGTCTGGCTGGAAGAGCTGAAGGCCCATGTGCCTGATCGCTGA
- a CDS encoding sigma-54-dependent transcriptional regulator, with translation MESHIVVIDDEVDFLDSVRRGLITSGFKKVSLESDPMVIAQSLEAGKEYDIALIDITMPRLSGIELLERFKELSPQTECIMVTAIDEARVAVECLRKGAYDYLVKPISKEDLVLSLSRAIERKRLVDILDISKSNDVPSLRKPDAFAEIVTSDTLMFKILKEAELHAQSNVPILISGETGTGKELLARAIHRASTRSGKRYTPINMDALDSNLFSAEFFGHIKGAFTGAQTNRAGYLEETHRGTLFLDEIGNLSVELQGKLLRVLQDGEFIKIGASRPQQVDIRFIAATNADLEKLIVRKRFRKDLFYRLRGGWLHLPPLRQRKDDIPLLVDHFIQSADARFAPKEVTHEALVLLYNYAWPGNIRELKSVVQSAINLSQGAPIAPGHLPDHLVQKSSPRKRGVMDDGPVALQEVEKRHILKIYDQAEKNKSETARLLEISLSTLHRKLESYGVA, from the coding sequence ATGGAAAGCCATATTGTTGTCATTGACGATGAAGTTGATTTTCTCGACAGTGTCCGCCGGGGGTTGATCACATCCGGTTTCAAAAAGGTGAGTCTGGAATCGGATCCCATGGTGATCGCCCAGTCGCTGGAGGCCGGCAAGGAGTACGATATCGCCCTGATCGATATCACCATGCCGCGACTGTCGGGCATCGAGCTTTTGGAACGCTTCAAGGAGCTGAGCCCCCAAACTGAATGCATCATGGTGACAGCCATCGACGAGGCCCGCGTGGCGGTGGAATGCCTGCGAAAAGGGGCCTACGACTATCTGGTCAAGCCCATTTCCAAAGAGGACCTGGTGCTCTCTCTCTCCCGGGCCATAGAGAGAAAACGGCTGGTCGACATTCTCGACATCAGCAAAAGCAATGATGTACCGAGCCTGCGAAAACCGGACGCATTTGCCGAGATTGTCACCAGCGATACCCTGATGTTCAAAATTCTCAAGGAGGCGGAACTGCATGCCCAGAGCAACGTGCCGATTCTGATCAGCGGCGAAACCGGCACCGGCAAGGAACTGCTCGCCCGGGCGATCCACCGGGCCAGCACACGCAGCGGGAAGCGCTATACACCGATCAACATGGATGCCCTGGACAGCAATCTTTTTTCCGCCGAGTTTTTTGGTCACATTAAAGGCGCGTTTACCGGTGCGCAGACCAATCGTGCCGGCTACCTGGAAGAGACCCACCGGGGCACTCTGTTTCTGGACGAAATCGGCAACCTTTCTGTCGAGCTTCAGGGAAAACTTTTGCGCGTTTTGCAGGACGGGGAGTTCATCAAGATCGGCGCCAGCCGACCGCAACAGGTGGACATTCGTTTCATTGCCGCCACCAATGCCGACCTCGAAAAATTGATTGTCCGGAAGCGCTTCCGCAAAGATCTCTTTTACCGTCTGCGCGGCGGATGGCTGCACTTGCCGCCGTTACGCCAGCGCAAGGATGACATCCCTTTGCTGGTGGATCACTTCATTCAGTCCGCCGATGCCCGGTTCGCCCCAAAAGAGGTCACCCATGAAGCACTGGTCCTGCTTTACAACTATGCCTGGCCGGGGAATATCCGCGAGCTGAAGTCAGTGGTTCAGTCGGCCATCAATCTCAGCCAGGGCGCGCCCATCGCACCAGGGCACCTGCCGGACCATCTGGTGCAGAAAAGTTCTCCGCGAAAACGAGGCGTCATGGATGATGGGCCGGTCGCCCTGCAGGAGGTGGAAAAACGGCATATTCTCAAAATTTATGACCAGGCCGAGAAGAACAAGTCGGAAACGGCCCGCCTGCTGGAAATCAGCCTCAGCACCCTGCACCGAAAGCTGGAGAGCTACGGCGTAGCCTAA